CTCCAAGTGACTCCGACTTACACCATGAGTTGTTTTCACCTCTCGAAAAAGATGTGCCGGAAACTTTCTTCGATCTCCTCTAAATTCTGGTGGGGTGCAATGAATGGTGAAAGGAAGGTCCACTAGGTAGCATGGCAGAAGATGTGCGCGAGCAAGCGGGACGGTGGCATGGGCTTTCGAGACCCAGAAGCTTTTAACCAAGCTTTGTTGGCTAAGCAAGCATGGCGTATCCTACAAGTGCCAACCTCGCTATGTGCTAGAGTGCTAAAAGCACGTTAATTCATGGATGGTACAATACTTTCGGCAACATGTCCACCGGCTGGTTCATATACTTTTAGAAGCATATTGCATGGACATGGAGAGTGGGTTCGGGTGCGAACATCAATATCCACCATGATGCTTGGATTCCAAGGAGGGGCAGCACCACTCGGCCAGGTTTACATACAGGGCGTCACCAAGGTTGCTGACCTCATGACAGCGGATGGAACGGTCTGGAACGAGGGACTGTTGCATCAAATGTTCACACGAGAGGACGCGGCTGATGTGAAGCAAATTGCGATTGGAGGACCGGACTCTGATGATTTTCTAGCGTGAAACTTTACAAAGAATGGTATTTTCTCAGTCAAGTCAGCATATCACTTGAAGATGTTCCTGAACAGAGCGATCTCTGGACAGCCGGAGTCGTCCAGCTCTGTAAGTAAACACAAAGGGTACTTAGCGTTATGGGAGACTAGCGCGCCGGCGAAGGTAAAAATCCACATGTGGCGAATGATTAGAAACGGCCTTGCTGTTGGGGCCGAACTACATCGCCGCAGAATCAAACCGGGCGTGTTCTGTGTCGTGTGTGGCCATGAGGAAACAATGCTGCACCGATTCTGGGTGTGTCAACACTCGGTTCAGTTCTGGACACTGTTGTGCTCAAAATTGGGAGTGCGGTTGGGAGCCCCGCCACCACATCTGTCCTCACAACGCGAGCTTGCATCCTGGCTACTGAGCTGGTTCGCCGGGGCCTCGGGTGATGAAAAGAAGCTCTGCTACAGGCGTCGTATGGACTATGGCTTGCGAGGAATGACGCAAGAGAAGGCAAGAAGATGGCCCAGCCACATGAAATAGTAAGCACAGTTCAGGTGCAGCTCATGGAATGGAAACTAGCTCATGAGACGAGGGCGCCACCATCGGAGCCAAAGATCATCCAGCGTTGGGAGCCTCCCGAAGATGGATGGGTAAAGATCAACTCCGACGACGCGGTCTCGAGATATGGAGATAAAGGTGGAGCACGAGCGGTCTTCAGGGATCACAACGGGGCTTTCCGGGCTGGGCTTTGCCAGTTTTTACCAAATATTATTGACCCGGAGATGGCAGAGGTGCTTGCTTGCAGACGAGCAATTCAGGTGGCGATAGATCTTCACGTTCAGCGAGCTCATGTCGAACTGGACTGTCAGGCTGTGGTACAGATGCTCAACAGGCCGAAAAGGAATTTGTCCGCCGTAGGACCTTGGGTGCAGGATATAAAGAGGATGCTCAATACGCTGGAGGATTCGAAGGTGTCGTGGGTTCGACGCTCTGGGAATGTAGCCGTTCACAAGCTTGCTAGAGTAGGTGTAGGAGATAATCATTCAGAGATTTGGGTGGATTCACCATCAGACTTTATTTTGGATGTAATTGCAGACGGGATCCCTAGTTTCGTTTAAATAAAGCGGCATAATTTCCAAAAAAAAAGAGCCCAGCGGCTTTACTTTCCctattaaaaaaagaaaaaaaaaagagccCAGCGGCTTCCGGAGACATACTTGTCGTAGACATATACGAGGGGACGGGATGAGGTGGACACCCGTCCGCTGCTTCCAGAGACATCGCCGCGCTGCCAGCAACCGCCCTACACATCCGAGCCTGATCCGCCATCCATGGCGCTACGCACCCTCATGGCGAGGGTGCGGACTTCCGCCGCTGCACTCCGCCTCCAGACGCCGGCCCTCAGCTTCTCCCCTCTGCCCGGCGGCCGCCCCAACCtccactccgccgccgccgccgccccccgcctCCCCCCGCCGGCCGGCGGCCGTCCCTGCTTCATCTCCACCAGGAATCTGGTACCTCACAACCCCTCCTCTCTGATACATGTTGCTAGTTCAATTTTGTTTGTTTTGACCCCTCAATCCTCATCTCTGCAGATAGTTTCCCTTTGCTATTTCACACAATCCCTGCACAAACAAATCATGTCGGCCACTAGGTTCCAGGGATATGTTTGCTTGTCTCCTGGGTGTATTGATATTGaaactactccctccgatccGAATCAATTGACGCAGCCTCTGTATAACATtgtattgtactccctccgtctcattaTATAAGTCGTTTTTGCAAGCGATGTAGTATTGTATAAAGGCTGCGTCAATTAATTTTGACCAGAGTGAGTATCATTATTGCTCAGTGTGGAGTTTATGTGGGCAGTAGATGGCTGGGCCTAAATAGTTGCACGTGCAGCCACGTTTTTTCATATCTTCCATGATCTGCAGGGGCGGTTTCACCATGGGTAATGCAAGAGCTAAATTTTGTGTGTAAATCTCACACACATATCAAAAGTGAATAGGATAAATCTGGATACTAGCAGCGTTTTGGGTACCACCCGAGAAAACTGGTTACCGGGCGGATACCGCGTTTCCCAGTACCCCACGAGTAATCAACTTCCCAagcaaaaaattctgaaattttgaaTTTGAGTGAATTTTGAATGAATTTTTGACGGATTTTGTTCGGATTAAAAAAAATCAAGGAAATTCGTCCAAAATTTTCTCGGAATTTCATGGTAACCGTGGTAACCTAGTTTCTCGGTGACCCACGAGAAAAAAGCGCTCCTCAGTAGCCAAAACCTTGGATACTAGTGATTTATAATCTTTACAAACATAAAACTGCTATAGTTTTGTAATCTTTGGGGCACTCCTGGTATGTAAACATCGCCACCAGTCTTCTTATGTTAAATTCTAGAAAATGCTCACCTTTTACTGAAACCAACCCTAAGATCCTAGGCATTGCTCTAGATAAAGGCCTTCGTGAAATATTTTAGACCTGTTGTATCAAACCACATTTAAAGGCCAGGCTGGTTGAAACGGCAGCTTATATAGACATTGAATATGCTACACGGCTTTTTTAGTAGAAATATCTTTACCTCCTGCCCATTACAAATTGTAGCACAAAGCATCTAGGTTGAACAAGCATAGATTACTCAAATCTTCCCCTTTCTGCCGCTTCCTTGGATGATTGTTGGGATTTCGAATTTTAGATCTTAGACGAATGATCTTTTCAGATGTTTATTTTTCGTTGTGCAAGTATATATATAACTATATTGCGTGTTCTTAAATAGTGTGCATTCTCCTTTATCTTGTAAACACTAAATGGTGGGGTAATCATTGTTATTTGGAACATTGATCCTAGCTATAGTATCATTTTTCAGCAACTTTTGTAAAGTGGACACAAGTACAAGCATGCCGTAGAAAGGAGGTGAGATTTCTTAATTTACCAGATCCCTTACAGTATTTTTTTCCTATTTTTATTGTAGCGCACAAGAATTAACTTGGAATCAGCTAGCAAAGAGGAGCTCGAACGTGAGGCAAGCTTCTTAAGGGAACAGATCAATGAGTTTGTGGACCGTATTCAGTATGATTTTATTTCCCTTTTCTAATGCTTATTAATACTAGTTTGTTTCTATCATTTAAATAATCATATAACTATACATGTTTTTCTGAAGCAAGGAGAAGGAGAGGTCTGATCTAATCAAGAAGGATCTTTGGGCTTCTCTGAAGCGTATGGCCTGTTGTGCTGCTGTGGTGAAAGTCATAACGCTTGTCATTCCTTATAAACTAGCGGAAGAAGATGAGGTGATGGATATGAACTAGCAGAACAAGCTGAGTTGATGAACTAGTGGAACAAGCTGAGACGTCTTGTCATCAGCTTGCTTTGAGCTCTTAACTAGTAGCAGGTTATATTAGGGAACTCATGTATTAATATGCCTATCAGCCATGTGTCAGCACTTCACTATGTTATAGAACTCCGAGCTGTTTGTATGGGTGTTCGTCTTTTATCAGCTAGTTGTGAGCTCTGAATGATTAGTAGGTTATGTTAGGGAACTCATGTATTGATATGCGTATCAGCTGTGTATGAGTGTAGCGAGCTATGACTATATATGGATATTTGTTTGAGGAATTGACAATgcttggatatatatatatatatatatattacaaagTTTTGCAGGGCAGAACAGTACACAGGAGTACAAATTGATTCGGGTTTGGAAGTGGGTAGTTTACAGCAGACAAATATTAGTAGTACAAATTTGGGTTTGGAGGTGGAGGTGGGTAGTTTTCGTCCCTCCAGCCAGCCATCGTGTGCAACGCAGCGACCTTTCCCACGCGACGAGCCGCAGTTGGCCGGCATGGACCACGAACTTCTGCTTTGGACACGGCTGCAGCACCGACGCTGTTGCGACCATCTCCTGAAGCATCAGCGATGCTCCAGCGTCCCGTCGCAGCACCAGCTATGCTTCGGCGACCCGTTGATGTTCCATCAAAGCAATGGTGATGCTCCGGCAGCCCGGCAAATGCTCCGTTGCAGCACCGGCGATGCTCCGCCGACCCGTCGATGCTTCATTGCAGCCCGGTGATGCTCCGGCAACCCGTCGATGCTCCAATGCAGCACCCGCGAGGTTCTGATGGCCTGACGATGCTCCATCGCAGCACCAGTGATGCTTCGGCGACCCGTCGATGCTCCATAACAACACCGGTGATGCTCCATAAAGCTCATTGCCTCGTTGCATGGCCGCGGACGTCGACACTGTGATGGCACGCCTCATCGTCATGGTTGTCGAAGCATTTCCACAGTCGTCTATGCCGTCGTGGTTGTCGAAGCATCGCCACGACCTTGAAGCATGCCTTGTTGCATGGTCACGCTCGTCAAACGACGTCATGGCATGCCCCGCCGCCCTAGTCGTTGAAGCATTGCCATGGCCGACCGGCGTCGAAGTCGTCACGGTCATGGAAGCACTGCCACGGCCATTGAAGTGTTAGATGTGTATAGTCTCTGTTTGGCATATCCCTATTGTGTAAGGGGTTTTCTGCACTTTGTCACACATGTATATGTAATGGCCCTTGGCCCTCAGTAAAGATCAGTTGATGTTTATCCAACATGGTatcagtgttggggaacgtaataatttcaaaatatttcctacacacacgcaggatcatggtgatgcatagcaacgagaggggagagtgtgttcacgtaccctcgtagaccaaaagcggaagcgttagcacaacgcggttgatgtagtcgtacgtcttcacgatccgaccgatccaagtaccgaacgcacggcacctccgagttcagcacacgttcagctcgatgacgtcccgcgagcttcgatccagcaaagcttcgccggagagtttcgtcagcacgacggcacggtgatgatgatgctaccgacacagggcttcgccgaagcaccgctacaatatgatcgaggtgaattatggtggaggggggcaccgcacacggctgggagaaatcaacagatcaacttgtgtgttctagggtgccccctgcccccgtatataaaggagcaaggggggaggccggccggcccctgtagggcgcgccaggaggaggagtcctcctcctagtaggagtaggactcccctttcttactcctactaggaggaggaaaggaaggaggagagggagaaggaaggagagggaggaaaaggaggaaaggggggccggccccctagtccaattcggtttgggctaggggggccgcccgccttgcctcctctcttccaccacttggcccatgaggcccattacttcttcctcgtattcccgtaactccccggtatcccgaaaaatacccgaatcactcggaacctttccgatgtccgaatatagtcgtccaatatatcgatctttacgtatcgaccatttcgagactcctcgtcatgtccccgatctcattcgggacacctaactaccttcggtacatcaaatcacataaactcataataccgatcgtcacagaagtttaagcgtgcggaccctacgggttcgagtgttggaaatatgccctagaggcaataataaatggttattattatatttctttgttcatggtaattgtctattattcatgctataattgtattgtccggaaatcgtaatacatgtgtgaatacatagaccacaacctgtccctagtaagcctctagttgactagctcgttgatcaacagatagtcatggtttcctgactatggacattggatgtcattgataacgggatcacatcattaggagaatgatgtgatggacaagacccaatcctaagcatagcataaaagatcgtgtagtttcgtttgctagagcttttccaatgtcaagtatcttttccttagaccatgagatcgtgcaactcccggataccgtaggagtgctttgggtgtgccaaacgtcacaacgtaactgggtgactataaaggtgcactacgggtatctccgaaagtgtctgttgggttggcacggatcgagactgggatttgtcactccgtgtgacggagaggtatctctaggcccactcggtgatgcatcatcataatgagctcaatgtgactaaggcgttagtcaggGGACCATGCAttgcggtatgagtaaagagacttgccggtaacgagattgaacaaggtattgggataccgacgatcgaatctcgggcaagtaacataccgtttgataaagggaattgcatacggattgattgaatcctcgacaccgtggttcatccgatgagatcatcgtggaacatgtgggagctaacatgggtatccagatcccgctgttggttattgaccggagaggcgtctcggtcatgtctgcatgtctcccgaacccgtagggtctacacacttaaggtccggtgacgctagggttgtagagatatatgtatgcggaaatccgaaagttgttcggagtcccggatgagatctcggacgtcacgagaggttccggaatggtccggaggtgaagaattatatataggaagtcaagtttcggccaccgggaaagtttcgtaggttaccggtattgtaccgggaccaccggaagggtcccgggggtccaccgggtggggccacctatcccggagggccccgtgggcttaaagtggaagggaaccagcccttagtgggctggggcgccccccttgggcctccccccatgcgcctagggttgggaaccctagggggggagcttcccccttgccttggggggcaaggcaccccttcccccccacttggccgccgccccccttggagatctgatctcccaagggctggcgccccccccccccaggggtcctataaatagtggggggggagggagggcagcaacctacagccttgggcgcctccctcctcccctgcaacacctctctctctctcgcagaagcttggcgaagccctgctggagaccCGCTAcacccaccaccacgccgtcgtgctgctggatctccatcaacctctccttcccccttgctggatcaagaaggaggagacgtcgctgcaccgtacgtgtgttgaacgcggaggtgctgtccgttcggcactcggtcatcggtgatttggatcacggcgagtacgactccgtcatccacgttcattggaacgcttccgctcgcgatctacaagggtatgtagatgcactcctttcccctcgttgctcgtagactccatagatgcatcttggtgagcgtaggaaaattttaaattatgctacgattcccaacagtggcatcatgagccaggtctatgcgtagttactatgcacgagtagaacacaaagcagttgtgggcgttgagtttgccaattcttcttgccgctactagtcgtttcttgtttcggtggcattgtaggatgaagcggcgcggaccgaccttacacgtacacttacgtgagacaggttccaccgactgacatgcacaagttgcataaggtggctagcgggtgtctgtctctcctactttagtcggaacggattcgatgaaaagggtccttatgaagggtaaatagaaattggcaaatcacattgtggtcatacgtaggtaagaaacgttcttgctagaaacctacaaaccacgtaaaaaacttgcaacaacaattagaggacgtctaacttgtttttgcagcaagtgctatgtgatgtgatatggccagaagatgtgatgaatgatatatgtgatgtatgagattgatcatattcttgtaataggaatcacgacttgcatgtcgatgagtatgacaaccggcaggagccataggagttgtctttattattttgtatgacctgcgtgtcattgaataacgccatgtaaattactttactttattgctaaacacgttagccatagaagtagaagtaatcgttggcgtgacgacttcatgaagacacaatgatggagatcatgatgatggagatcatggtgtcatgccggtgacaaagatgatcatggtgccccgaagatggagatcaaaggagcatgatgatattggccatatcatgtcactatttgattgcatgtgatgtttatcatgtttttgcatcttatttgcgttgaacgacggtagtaagtaagatgatcccttataataatttcaagaaagtgttcaccctaactgtgcaccattgcgaaggttcgttgtttcgaagcaccacgtgatgatcgggtgtgatagattctaacgttcgaatacaacgggtgttgacgagcctagcatgtacagacatggcctcggaacacacgcaatacacttaggttgacttgacgagcctagcatgtacagacatggcctcggaacacggaggactgaaaggtcgagcatgagtcgtatagaagatacgatcaacatggagatgttcaccgatcttgactagtccgtctcacgtgatgatcggacacggcctagttaaactcggatcatgtttcacttagatgactagagggatgtctatctgagtgggagttcataatcagatgaacttcattatcatgaacatagtcaaaaaggta
This sequence is a window from Aegilops tauschii subsp. strangulata cultivar AL8/78 chromosome 7, Aet v6.0, whole genome shotgun sequence. Protein-coding genes within it:
- the LOC109768127 gene encoding uncharacterized protein isoform X2, translating into MALRTLMARVRTSAAALRLQTPALSFSPLPGGRPNLHSAAAAAPRLPPPAGGRPCFISTRNLRTRINLESASKEELEREASFLREQINEFVDRIHKEKERSDLIKKDLWASLKRMACCAAVVKVITLVIPYKLAEEDEVMDMN
- the LOC109768127 gene encoding uncharacterized protein isoform X1, whose protein sequence is MALRTLMARVRTSAAALRLQTPALSFSPLPGGRPNLHSAAAAAPRLPPPAGGRPCFISTRNLIVSLCYFTQSLHKQIMSATRFQGYVCLSPGCIDIETTPSDPNQLTQPLYNIRTRINLESASKEELEREASFLREQINEFVDRIHKEKERSDLIKKDLWASLKRMACCAAVVKVITLVIPYKLAEEDEVMDMN